In Wenyingzhuangia fucanilytica, the following are encoded in one genomic region:
- a CDS encoding T9SS type A sorting domain-containing protein, which produces MKHKLLTLIALAFFSIATSAQHNWYDIGTQTYLTAVATGSAPGGTVTLGGVTNPNTSGINTTATTNKFEKAASTTSYIKVSLPNPILAANVTSTIVKVKLYFEEFDDLPNTTLRMYLRDTGNGNTNRQYVTLNFAEADEGVWKEYTFDFSGSAEPYNAEYDEIQLFFNLANSTDTATYYFDGISGNVSMEDPELGQLVSGNSWYYNQATSDFIGTPIATLATFSSSETNPDTSELNTNATVAKLTKSEGAHSGLTFDISSTPITDFSSTKFKLQAYLDVTTATVQSTNNCNIRIGLRNNSAGPATQSVVSQTINIGEKWGEYTFDFNGISQLETTYDVLFIYFVSPDTSLEATGFEFYIDALQGPDLATLSSEDIVLDNSKLQITPNPVSTTFQLTNNESVETIQLYGISGALLKIFKGSDKYDISDLSSGVYFAKITTPFNSTKLVKIIKE; this is translated from the coding sequence ATGAAACACAAATTACTTACACTTATCGCATTAGCTTTTTTTAGCATTGCTACTTCGGCACAACATAATTGGTATGATATAGGAACTCAAACTTACTTAACTGCAGTTGCTACTGGATCGGCACCTGGAGGTACAGTAACTCTAGGAGGTGTAACAAACCCTAATACATCAGGAATTAACACTACTGCTACAACTAATAAATTTGAGAAAGCTGCTTCAACAACATCTTATATAAAGGTTTCTTTACCAAATCCTATTTTAGCAGCAAATGTTACCAGTACAATTGTAAAGGTTAAATTGTATTTTGAAGAGTTTGATGATCTACCAAATACTACACTTAGAATGTATTTAAGAGATACTGGTAATGGAAATACAAATAGACAATATGTTACATTAAACTTCGCTGAGGCTGATGAAGGAGTATGGAAAGAATATACTTTTGATTTTAGTGGTTCTGCTGAACCTTATAATGCAGAATATGATGAAATTCAATTGTTTTTTAACTTAGCAAATTCAACAGATACAGCTACCTATTACTTTGATGGAATCTCAGGAAATGTAAGTATGGAAGATCCTGAGTTAGGACAGCTAGTTTCAGGGAATTCTTGGTATTATAATCAAGCTACATCTGATTTTATAGGAACTCCTATTGCTACTTTAGCTACTTTTTCTTCATCAGAAACCAATCCTGATACTTCTGAGTTAAACACAAATGCAACCGTTGCAAAATTAACTAAAAGTGAAGGAGCACATTCTGGGTTAACTTTTGATATTAGTAGCACACCTATTACTGATTTTTCAAGCACTAAATTTAAATTACAAGCTTATTTAGATGTAACAACTGCTACAGTTCAATCTACAAATAATTGTAATATCCGTATAGGTTTAAGAAATAATTCAGCGGGTCCGGCTACTCAATCTGTTGTAAGCCAAACGATAAATATTGGGGAGAAATGGGGAGAATATACTTTTGATTTTAATGGTATATCTCAACTAGAAACAACTTATGATGTTTTGTTTATCTATTTTGTATCACCAGACACAAGTTTAGAAGCAACAGGATTTGAGTTTTATATAGATGCATTACAAGGACCAGATTTAGCTACTTTAAGTTCAGAAGATATCGTACTTGATAATTCTAAACTCCAAATTACTCCTAACCCTGTAAGTACTACATTTCAGTTGACTAATAATGAAAGTGTTGAAACAATACAGTTATATGGAATCTCAGGAGCTTTGTTAAAAATATTTAAAGGTTCTGATAAGTATGATATAAGTGATTTATCTTCAGGTGTATATTTTGCTAAAATTACTACACCTTTCAATTCTACTAAATTGGTAAAAATTATAAAAGAATAA
- the fbp gene encoding class 1 fructose-bisphosphatase, with protein MQKNTTLGEFIIENQSDFSYSSGELSKLLNAIRLAAKVVNHEVNKAGLVDLIGNSGDVNVQGESQQKLDVFANKTFIQALNNREIVCGIVSEEDDEYIEVIGNNYNNKYVILMDPLDGSSNIDVNVSVGTIFSIYRRVTPIGTPVKSEDFLQKGNKQVAAGYIVYGTSTMLVFTTGNGVNGFTLNPAIGTFYLSHPNIKFPEKGNLYSVNEGNYSHFPQGVKDYIKYCQKIEEDRPYSSRYIGSMVSDFHRNMIKGGIYMYPSSFPYPKGKLRLLYECNPIAFIAEQAGGKASDGYTRILDLEPTEIHERTPFFCGNKYMVDELENFINKYS; from the coding sequence ATGCAAAAAAATACAACTCTAGGAGAGTTTATTATAGAAAATCAGAGTGATTTTTCATATTCAAGTGGAGAGTTATCAAAACTTTTAAATGCAATTAGGTTAGCTGCAAAAGTGGTAAACCATGAGGTAAATAAAGCCGGGTTGGTTGATTTAATAGGTAATTCAGGTGATGTAAACGTTCAAGGTGAGAGTCAACAAAAATTAGATGTTTTTGCAAACAAAACATTTATTCAGGCACTGAATAACAGAGAGATTGTCTGTGGAATTGTATCCGAAGAAGATGATGAGTATATTGAGGTAATAGGGAATAACTACAATAACAAATACGTAATATTAATGGACCCTTTAGATGGTTCTAGTAATATAGATGTAAATGTTTCTGTAGGAACTATTTTTTCAATTTACAGAAGAGTAACTCCTATTGGTACTCCAGTAAAATCAGAAGATTTTTTACAAAAAGGTAATAAACAAGTAGCGGCAGGTTACATTGTTTATGGTACTTCTACCATGTTGGTTTTTACTACAGGAAATGGCGTAAATGGATTTACATTAAACCCAGCCATAGGAACTTTTTACTTATCACACCCAAATATTAAGTTTCCTGAAAAAGGAAATTTATATTCTGTAAATGAAGGAAATTATAGTCATTTTCCACAAGGAGTAAAAGACTATATTAAATACTGTCAAAAAATAGAAGAAGATAGACCGTATTCATCGAGATACATTGGTTCTATGGTGTCAGATTTTCATAGAAATATGATTAAAGGGGGGATTTATATGTACCCTAGTAGTTTTCCTTATCCTAAAGGAAAATTAAGGTTGTTGTATGAGTGTAATCCTATTGCTTTTATAGCAGAACAAGCAGGAGGTAAAGCAAGTGATGGTTACACTAGAATATTAGATTTAGAACCAACAGAAATTCACGAAAGAACGCCGTTTTTTTGTGGAAATAAATACATGGTAGATGAATTAGAAAATTTTATAAATAAGTATTCTTAA
- a CDS encoding T9SS type A sorting domain-containing protein, with protein sequence MNRELQLIKTKSVLKYCLINFAFLFTNKVSAQNIETLSIHQSPTEALDSTFFHHVPFKDYNDLITPSNNTTFTTNYEPSGSIWGEVLDEKNVFLARLKHISNSNNTWDLRIGKGGQIYSFIGPYGEGVPPSNKSHSQWNDEVWQPVSVALTLNNGDTNDEVKEGATNEGLKYFIHGAGTYITEGLDTPFYSPLMASYYNPTEKAYYVTNWGAQAHLPSLFKSGVLYTTKYKDIGEGILEVTYVIENFGTDTLDHLNIPWGGVRSSSLRGKFISRPGGDIEIIYGQTGTEISGDLEDIDKTGGYVIYAQYTLSASSPALGIVFGDKILKEEFNNHNLSRIYYRSAQVGGDTNPRDYTLFTTIAKIDVKPEDIFYYRIYYINGTRQEVQEKANKIKSEVAYGFISPTVENSPMITIKSEELDDALNQDIQLFTSPIKGMVPIFLMKNTTTGKEYISPDLYYDVDTFPFSNPYEEDSPKYETYQNRITYRQYNGKIEYVRLLGYASSEDLSNDGTQYTLLDDLIIDDTKVILTTEYLNKLWVPIAEDLTNNSLIKNKSYSVSPNPVVDYLNVKIPSLHQNSSLTVMNLQGQTVHKEYLIKKNNKINLSNLTPGGYFIKIGNNETVLNMKMIKY encoded by the coding sequence ATGAATAGAGAATTACAACTCATTAAAACTAAATCAGTATTAAAATACTGTTTAATCAATTTCGCGTTTTTGTTTACCAATAAAGTTTCTGCTCAAAATATAGAAACCTTATCAATTCATCAAAGTCCAACAGAAGCACTAGATAGTACTTTCTTTCATCATGTCCCATTTAAAGATTATAATGATTTAATCACCCCAAGTAACAATACCACTTTTACTACTAACTACGAACCTTCTGGTAGTATTTGGGGAGAGGTTTTAGATGAAAAAAATGTTTTTTTAGCACGTTTAAAGCATATATCAAACTCTAATAATACTTGGGATTTACGTATAGGTAAAGGAGGACAAATCTATTCTTTTATTGGTCCATATGGAGAAGGTGTTCCGCCTAGTAACAAAAGTCATTCTCAATGGAATGATGAGGTTTGGCAGCCAGTAAGTGTTGCTTTAACATTAAATAATGGTGATACAAACGATGAGGTAAAAGAAGGAGCTACTAACGAAGGATTAAAATATTTTATACATGGGGCCGGTACTTATATTACAGAAGGTTTAGACACTCCCTTTTATAGTCCACTCATGGCATCCTACTACAATCCTACTGAAAAAGCGTACTATGTAACCAATTGGGGTGCACAAGCACATCTACCATCATTATTTAAATCAGGAGTTTTATATACAACCAAATACAAGGATATAGGAGAAGGTATTTTAGAAGTTACATATGTAATTGAAAATTTTGGAACCGATACTTTAGATCATTTAAACATTCCTTGGGGAGGAGTTAGAAGTTCTTCTTTAAGAGGTAAATTTATTAGTAGACCCGGTGGAGATATTGAAATTATTTACGGACAAACAGGTACAGAAATTAGTGGAGACCTTGAAGATATTGATAAAACTGGTGGTTATGTTATTTATGCTCAATATACACTTTCTGCATCAAGTCCAGCATTAGGAATTGTTTTTGGAGATAAAATTTTAAAAGAAGAGTTTAATAATCATAATCTTAGCAGAATCTACTACAGAAGCGCGCAAGTTGGAGGAGATACAAATCCACGTGATTATACACTATTTACCACTATTGCAAAAATAGATGTAAAACCAGAAGACATCTTTTATTACAGAATATATTATATCAACGGAACTAGACAAGAAGTACAAGAAAAAGCAAACAAAATAAAATCAGAAGTAGCCTATGGATTTATATCACCTACTGTTGAAAACTCTCCTATGATAACTATTAAAAGTGAAGAGTTAGATGATGCGCTAAATCAGGATATCCAATTATTTACAAGTCCAATTAAAGGGATGGTTCCTATATTTTTAATGAAAAATACAACTACAGGAAAAGAATACATTTCCCCTGACCTATATTACGATGTAGATACTTTTCCATTTAGCAACCCTTACGAAGAAGATAGTCCAAAATATGAAACCTATCAAAATAGAATTACCTATAGACAGTACAACGGGAAAATTGAATATGTTAGACTACTAGGATACGCATCCAGTGAAGATTTAAGCAATGATGGCACCCAATACACCTTATTAGATGATTTAATAATAGATGATACTAAAGTAATATTAACAACTGAATACCTAAATAAATTATGGGTTCCTATTGCTGAGGACTTAACAAATAATAGCCTAATAAAAAACAAATCATATAGTGTAAGCCCTAATCCTGTAGTAGATTATTTAAACGTAAAAATCCCAAGTTTACACCAAAACTCATCACTTACAGTAATGAACTTACAAGGGCAAACCGTTCATAAAGAATATCTTATAAAGAAGAACAATAAAATTAATTTAAGCAACCTAACTCCTGGAGGATATTTTATTAAAATAGGAAACAATGAAACAGTGTTAAATATGAAGATGATAAAGTATTAA
- a CDS encoding hybrid sensor histidine kinase/response regulator transcription factor — protein MKKYILQTLAILIVEISMVFFTNSFFVFSQKIERFSNSEGFNQNTVNTIANDNYGFLWIGTPNGLIKYDGYDFKNIPVDFNSHITKLYRDNNNILWIGHNEGLNIKVISLEKTYKVPLKESISISNITSDKKGNIWFSGANKLYVCNLVDAKKGLFNISNNLLENVKGLSSIHKFHINENNTLLLTTSNGVYEVAYKGFETATDASVVEVNKFKEFDRVNVTSVVLIDNIFWVGTIKGLFKVTADGKKLFILQQLEVPGEDKNDINVKSIYEDKSGVVWVGTQNMGMLKYYPDSEKVDWYNYNVSNKYGISSKIVNCFYEDDFGVLWIGTGQGGLNKLNTLQKQFINYTHNPYESNSISGNLTTSILEDSKGYLWVSTYNNSLCRSNQKISDKTVKSLTFKKLKDKIPISENDVIRSIYEDDKGYIWIGTDYSVVLYDYKKDVFKKIKIDLNKKSKELGLCFGITQLDKNRILLAGSSVVVLEDPWKYIDQSTITVKSSLELVNNKVLKVLLDSKKRLWLGTEKGLLKVNYQKNSLAIEKKYSHKNTKDFKLSYNRVFSLKEDSKGNLLVGTFGGGLNILDINESGEVVGLEIFNKDNFLLDNAVYGVLEDQEENLWLSTDMGICKLNPNNKLTNVFDVRDGLLNNNFRQSSYFKGKSGYYYFGGLKGLTIFKPSDIVLNTIPPKVIITKLKVKNKDIEINHNDEKYSELLLKKSIVETKEVVIHQNDQIIALDVAVQHSAVPSKNKLAYKLEGFHNDWVEEDKGKTTIIYTNLSQGSYVLKIKAANSDGIWSDEITELKIKVLPPWYKTWWSYLIFGLIIIASTSGVFIYFIRLEKLQQKLKYEQLDKERIDIANQNKFRFFTNISHEFRTPLSLISGPLERVIEQNEDTNNAKYLAIIQKNTKRLLSLVDQLITFRQAEQGYVNLNLTETTLGEFIYSVTEAFENYSIEKNINFFYKVNFSNEEIIIDIEKTERILFNLLSNSFKNTDAKGSISIEAGINHVGDKKVIEINVVDTGKGIPKEKINNIFERFYQLGKKGENISGGGIGLAFCKSLIELLGGSISAKSKPGVETCFTVTLPSKNKNDYQQDEINKEGKSFIKDWVPLVNKDNNLASTEASMDKYNLLIVEDEEDIQHFLLESLSNKYNITLASNGVEGLEKLKNKEPHLIISDVMMHEMDGFQFCEKIKKDPNTCHIPVVLLTALGEVEDTITGLELGADEYINKPFSVKELELRVNRLIKNNLRKLDHFTKSTALPDEDKIEIPVRDKKFLNNILEIMEENIADSNFGVEELANKVGLSTSQFYRRLKQLTGQVPNVYIRNFRLQRAAELFKSNNGYNVAEVMYQIGIESNSYFSTSFKKLYGVSPSVYLKNNS, from the coding sequence ATGAAGAAATATATACTTCAAACTTTAGCCATACTTATTGTAGAAATAAGTATGGTTTTTTTTACCAATTCATTTTTTGTTTTTTCTCAAAAAATTGAAAGATTTTCAAATTCAGAGGGGTTTAATCAAAATACAGTTAATACTATAGCCAATGATAATTATGGCTTTTTGTGGATTGGTACTCCTAATGGATTAATAAAGTATGATGGATATGATTTTAAAAATATTCCTGTAGATTTTAACAGTCATATTACCAAGTTGTATAGAGACAATAATAATATACTTTGGATTGGTCATAATGAAGGGTTAAATATTAAGGTAATTTCTTTAGAGAAAACATATAAAGTTCCTTTAAAAGAGTCTATAAGTATAAGTAATATAACATCTGATAAAAAAGGTAATATATGGTTTTCTGGGGCTAACAAGTTATATGTGTGTAATTTAGTAGATGCTAAAAAAGGACTTTTTAATATTTCTAATAATTTATTAGAAAATGTAAAAGGGCTTTCTAGCATACATAAGTTTCATATTAATGAAAACAATACTTTATTATTAACAACATCTAATGGAGTTTATGAAGTAGCATATAAAGGTTTTGAGACTGCAACAGACGCTAGCGTTGTTGAGGTTAATAAATTTAAAGAGTTTGATAGAGTCAATGTTACTTCGGTAGTTTTAATTGATAATATTTTTTGGGTTGGTACTATTAAGGGATTGTTTAAAGTAACAGCAGATGGGAAAAAGCTTTTTATTCTTCAACAATTAGAGGTTCCTGGAGAAGATAAAAATGATATAAATGTAAAGAGTATTTACGAAGATAAAAGTGGTGTTGTTTGGGTTGGAACTCAAAATATGGGAATGCTCAAATATTATCCAGATTCAGAAAAGGTAGACTGGTATAACTACAATGTTAGTAATAAATATGGTATTAGTAGTAAGATTGTAAACTGTTTTTACGAGGATGATTTTGGAGTTTTATGGATTGGAACAGGGCAAGGAGGTTTAAATAAATTAAATACACTGCAAAAACAATTTATAAATTATACTCATAATCCTTACGAAAGTAATTCTATTTCGGGGAATTTAACAACTTCAATTCTTGAAGATTCCAAAGGATATTTGTGGGTGTCAACCTATAATAATTCTTTGTGCAGAAGTAATCAAAAAATTTCAGACAAAACAGTTAAGAGTCTTACATTTAAAAAACTAAAGGATAAGATACCAATATCAGAAAATGATGTTATTCGATCAATCTATGAAGATGATAAAGGGTATATATGGATAGGAACAGATTATTCGGTAGTTCTATATGATTATAAAAAAGATGTTTTCAAAAAAATTAAAATTGATTTAAATAAAAAATCAAAAGAGTTAGGCCTGTGTTTTGGAATTACTCAATTAGATAAAAACAGAATTTTATTAGCAGGGAGTAGTGTAGTTGTTTTAGAAGATCCATGGAAGTATATAGATCAATCAACGATTACTGTAAAGTCATCATTAGAATTGGTGAATAACAAAGTATTAAAGGTTTTATTAGATAGTAAGAAAAGGCTTTGGTTAGGAACTGAAAAAGGTTTGTTAAAAGTTAACTATCAAAAGAATTCTTTAGCTATTGAAAAAAAATATAGCCATAAAAACACCAAAGATTTTAAACTGAGCTACAATAGAGTTTTTTCTTTAAAAGAAGATAGTAAAGGAAATCTATTAGTAGGAACTTTTGGAGGAGGTTTAAATATTTTAGATATTAATGAGTCTGGAGAGGTAGTTGGTTTAGAAATCTTTAATAAAGATAATTTCTTATTAGATAATGCGGTTTATGGTGTTCTAGAAGATCAAGAAGAAAATCTATGGCTAAGTACTGATATGGGGATTTGTAAATTAAATCCTAATAATAAATTAACTAATGTATTTGATGTTAGAGATGGATTGTTAAATAATAACTTTAGACAATCGTCATATTTTAAAGGAAAATCAGGCTATTATTATTTTGGTGGTTTAAAAGGACTAACCATTTTTAAACCATCGGATATTGTTTTAAACACCATTCCTCCTAAGGTGATTATTACCAAGCTTAAAGTAAAAAATAAAGACATAGAAATTAATCATAACGATGAAAAGTACAGTGAGTTATTATTAAAAAAATCTATTGTAGAAACTAAAGAAGTTGTTATTCATCAAAATGATCAAATTATAGCTTTAGATGTTGCGGTACAGCATAGTGCCGTTCCTTCAAAAAATAAATTAGCATACAAGTTAGAAGGATTTCATAATGATTGGGTTGAAGAAGATAAAGGAAAAACTACCATTATCTATACAAATTTGTCTCAAGGAAGTTATGTGCTAAAAATAAAAGCAGCCAATAGTGATGGTATTTGGAGTGATGAAATTACAGAGTTAAAAATAAAGGTGCTTCCTCCTTGGTATAAAACATGGTGGAGTTACTTAATTTTTGGTTTAATTATTATAGCTTCTACTTCTGGTGTGTTTATTTATTTTATTCGCTTAGAAAAGTTACAGCAAAAATTAAAATACGAGCAATTAGATAAGGAAAGAATTGATATTGCCAACCAAAACAAATTTAGATTTTTTACAAATATTTCTCATGAATTTAGAACACCATTATCTTTAATATCTGGTCCTTTAGAAAGGGTAATTGAGCAAAATGAAGATACTAATAATGCAAAATATTTGGCCATTATTCAAAAAAACACCAAAAGATTATTAAGCTTAGTAGATCAATTAATCACCTTTAGACAGGCAGAACAAGGGTATGTTAATTTAAATTTAACAGAAACTACGCTAGGAGAGTTTATTTATTCAGTAACTGAGGCATTTGAAAATTATTCGATTGAAAAAAATATTAATTTCTTTTACAAAGTAAATTTCTCTAACGAAGAGATTATTATTGATATAGAAAAAACGGAGCGAATTTTATTTAATTTATTGTCTAACTCTTTTAAAAATACTGATGCCAAAGGTAGCATTAGTATCGAGGCTGGAATTAATCACGTAGGTGATAAAAAAGTTATAGAAATAAATGTGGTGGATACTGGTAAAGGAATCCCAAAAGAGAAAATTAACAATATTTTTGAACGTTTTTATCAACTTGGTAAAAAAGGAGAAAACATCAGTGGTGGTGGAATCGGTTTGGCTTTTTGTAAATCTTTAATAGAATTATTAGGAGGTAGTATTTCAGCCAAAAGTAAACCAGGTGTTGAAACCTGTTTTACAGTAACCTTGCCGTCTAAAAACAAAAATGATTATCAACAAGATGAAATAAACAAAGAAGGAAAGTCTTTTATTAAAGATTGGGTTCCTTTGGTGAATAAGGATAATAATTTGGCTAGCACAGAAGCTAGTATGGATAAGTATAATCTTTTAATTGTAGAAGATGAAGAGGATATTCAGCATTTCTTGTTAGAGTCACTTTCTAATAAATACAATATTACACTTGCTAGTAATGGAGTTGAAGGTTTAGAAAAATTAAAAAATAAGGAGCCTCATTTAATTATTAGTGATGTAATGATGCATGAAATGGATGGATTCCAGTTTTGCGAAAAAATAAAGAAAGATCCAAATACTTGTCACATTCCTGTAGTTTTATTAACTGCATTAGGTGAAGTAGAAGATACTATTACAGGTTTAGAATTGGGGGCAGATGAATATATTAACAAGCCGTTTTCTGTTAAAGAATTAGAATTAAGAGTAAATAGGTTAATAAAAAATAATTTAAGAAAATTAGATCATTTTACTAAAAGTACCGCTTTACCAGATGAGGATAAGATAGAAATACCTGTTAGAGATAAAAAGTTCTTAAATAATATTCTTGAAATAATGGAAGAGAATATTGCAGATTCTAATTTTGGAGTAGAGGAATTAGCAAATAAAGTAGGACTAAGTACTTCTCAGTTTTACAGAAGATTAAAACAGTTAACAGGACAAGTTCCAAATGTGTATATAAGAAACTTTAGGTTACAACGTGCTGCAGAGTTATTTAAAAGTAATAACGGTTACAATGTTGCTGAGGTGATGTATCAAATAGGAATTGAATCAAACTCGTACTTTTCTACATCCTTTAAAAAGCTTTATGGGGTATCTCCATCTGTCTACTTAAAGAATAATTCTTAG
- a CDS encoding FGGY family carbohydrate kinase, with product MKSVIAVIDIGKTNKKILLFDETFEMVSSHSTRFDEVLDEDGYPCDNIVAIENWIKEEIRLVQTQGLYKLKAINFSTHGASLIYLNKEGKRIAPLYNYLKPLELEEFNFLFESYGGKEEFSRKTASPAYGMLNTGIQMLWLKKHKPEIWNNVDAIMHYPQYLSYLFTNTVTADFTSVGAHTATWDFDNMRYHSWVKDYGINLPEPSNGTDAILTEINNETVAVGSGLHDSSSSIIPLLQKTTDKEFVLLSTGTWIIAMNPFSKEKLTQNQLTNNCLCFMTPEKQQIKSSMQFLGRLHEVYLEPLAKHFNTDVDTHLELGLDSKYCAKLIKKDKRVFLSEGIDQDFEAKPELLEKFKTYKKAYYQLTYEISKKVAAGIDLILDKDNGLKEVYISGGFNKNEMFVEFLSLLRKDVEFKISNCKSESALGAAMLMKDYL from the coding sequence ATGAAGAGTGTAATTGCTGTAATCGATATAGGTAAAACAAACAAAAAAATATTGTTGTTTGATGAAACTTTTGAAATGGTAAGTAGTCATTCTACTCGTTTTGATGAAGTATTAGATGAGGACGGGTATCCTTGCGACAATATTGTAGCGATAGAGAATTGGATTAAAGAAGAAATTAGATTGGTTCAAACTCAAGGACTATACAAGTTAAAAGCGATTAACTTTTCTACTCATGGAGCAAGTTTAATTTATTTAAATAAAGAAGGTAAAAGAATTGCTCCGCTTTATAATTATTTAAAACCATTAGAACTAGAGGAGTTTAACTTTTTGTTTGAAAGCTATGGAGGTAAAGAGGAGTTTTCTAGAAAAACGGCTTCTCCAGCTTATGGAATGTTAAATACTGGAATTCAGATGTTGTGGTTAAAAAAACATAAGCCTGAAATATGGAATAATGTTGATGCCATTATGCATTATCCTCAATATCTAAGTTATCTATTTACCAATACAGTTACTGCCGATTTTACATCTGTAGGAGCACATACTGCCACTTGGGATTTTGATAACATGAGGTATCATTCATGGGTTAAAGATTATGGTATTAACTTGCCAGAACCTAGTAATGGTACTGATGCTATTTTAACAGAAATAAACAATGAAACTGTAGCAGTAGGATCTGGTTTACACGATAGCTCATCTTCTATTATTCCATTGTTGCAAAAAACAACTGATAAAGAATTTGTTTTATTGTCTACAGGAACATGGATTATAGCTATGAATCCGTTTAGCAAAGAAAAGTTAACACAAAATCAGTTAACAAATAATTGTTTGTGTTTTATGACTCCTGAAAAACAACAGATAAAATCATCTATGCAGTTTTTAGGACGTTTACACGAGGTGTATTTAGAACCTTTGGCAAAACATTTTAATACAGATGTAGATACGCATTTAGAATTAGGTTTAGACTCTAAATACTGTGCTAAACTAATTAAAAAAGACAAAAGAGTTTTTTTAAGTGAAGGAATAGATCAGGATTTTGAAGCAAAGCCAGAGCTGTTAGAAAAGTTTAAAACTTATAAAAAAGCTTATTATCAATTAACTTACGAAATAAGTAAAAAAGTGGCTGCAGGAATAGATTTAATATTAGATAAAGATAACGGATTAAAAGAGGTTTATATTTCTGGAGGTTTTAATAAAAACGAAATGTTTGTTGAGTTTTTGTCTTTATTAAGAAAAGATGTAGAGTTTAAAATATCAAACTGTAAAAGCGAGAGTGCTTTGGGAGCAGCTATGTTGATGAAAGATTATTTATAG